One region of Haloprofundus salilacus genomic DNA includes:
- a CDS encoding rubrerythrin-like domain-containing protein: MRDVEIDPDGESPYECFECGNVTIAETNPGHCSDCSGPMRNRRTPLE; the protein is encoded by the coding sequence ATGAGAGATGTCGAAATCGACCCCGACGGGGAGAGTCCGTACGAATGCTTCGAGTGTGGTAACGTTACCATCGCGGAGACCAACCCCGGCCACTGCTCCGACTGCAGCGGACCGATGCGAAATCGTCGAACGCCGCTCGAATGA